In Carassius gibelio isolate Cgi1373 ecotype wild population from Czech Republic chromosome B17, carGib1.2-hapl.c, whole genome shotgun sequence, a single window of DNA contains:
- the LOC127976572 gene encoding thyroid transcription factor 1-like yields the protein MSMSPKHTTPFSVSDILSPLEESYKKVSMEGNNLGAPLASYRQPQVTQAAMQQHHMGHNGTVPAAYHMTAAGVPQLSHTAMGGYCNGNLGNMSDLPAYQDGMRGSTTATSWYGTNPDPRFSTISRFMGSSSGMNMGSMSTLSSLADVGKGMGPLTSTPRRKRRVLFSQAQVYELERRFKQQKYLSAPEREHLASMIHLTPTQVKIWFQNHRYKMKRQAKDKVSQQQMQQDNGSCQQQQQSPRRVAVPVLVKDGKPCQGSSHTPNTGVQNHHHQGGNVMIMSNNSSSMGQLQSQQVGSAGQSPDLGQHAASPPSLQTQVSGLSHLNSSGSEYGAALPCSALLYGRTW from the exons ATGTCGATGAGCCCTAAGCATACGACTCCTTTTTCTGTATCCGATATCTTAAGTCCTCTTGAAGAGAGCTACAAAAAAGTGAGTATGGAGGGGAACAACTTGGGGGCTCCTCTTGCCTCGTACAGACAACCCCAAGTCACGCAAGCGGCGATGCAGCAGCACCACATGGGCCACAATGGGACAGTACCCGCTGCCTACCACATGACTGCAGCTGGAGTTCCCCAGCTGTCACATACAGCCATGGGGGGCTACTGTAACGGGAATTTGGGCAACATGAGCGACCTTCCGGCCTATCAAGACGGCATGAGAGGCAGCACGACGGCCACCAGCTGGTACGGAACGAATCCCGACCCACGCTTCTCTACGA TCTCTCGTTTCATGGGCTCCTCGTCTGGGATGAATATGGGCAGCATGAGCACGCTGAGTTCACTGGCGGATGTCGGCAAAGGCATGGGTCCGCTGACCAGCACGCCTCGCAGGAAGAGACGGGTACTCTTCTCCCAGGCCCAGGTGTACGAGCTTGAGCGACGCTTCAAGCAGCAGAAGTACCTCTCCGCGCCGGAAAGGGAACATCTGGCCAGCATGATTCACTTGACTCCGACTCAAGTTAAAATTTGGTTTCAAAACCACCGATATAAGATGAAAAGGCAGGCCAAGGACAAGGTGTCCCAGCAGCAAATGCAACAAGACAATGGCTCCTGTCAGCAGCAGCAACAGTCTCCACGGCGGGTGGCCGTGCCGGTGTTGGTGAAAGACGGGAAGCCATGCCAGGGCAGCAGCCATACACCCAACACTGGTGTACAAAACCACCATCACCAGGGGGGAAACGTCATGATAATGTCCAATAACAGTTCTTCAATGGGCCAGCTTCAAAGCCAGCAGGTAGGCAGCGCCGGCCAGTCCCCAGATCTGGGTCAACACGCTGCAAGCCCCCCATCTCTCCAAACCCAGGTATCCGGCCTGTCGCACCTGAACTCTTCCGGTTCCGAGTATGGAGCTGCCTTGCCCTGCTCCGCTCTGCTCTATGGCAGGACGTGGTGA
- the nkx2.9 gene encoding NK2 transcription factor related, locus 9 has protein sequence MRVLRTHRSLQHCSTEDSSSRSRTSPGTNSNPALEMAISNKFSFTVRSILDLPENDTESMAHHSPVEAFSVSPYSSWTENGRGHTSSDESNLEASPDSTGQDVPSVDTEHEKRKKRRVLFSKAQTYELERRFRQQRYLSAPEREQLAHLLRLTPTQVKIWFQNHRYKMKRARTECAQDLSQPPVLRRVVVPILVRDGKPYQNCSIDAEKGSCIVSPTVPSSHFSVQGFQSLQQQTPFALFPTYQHFTNTAASRHHFCVW, from the exons ATGCGCGTCTTGAGAACGCACAGATCACTTCAGCACTGCTCGACCGAGGATAGCTCTTCAAGATCGAGAACCAGTCCTGGAACTAACAGCAATCCAGCGCTAGAGATGGCGATTTCTAACAAGTTCAGTTTCACCGTGAGAAGTATCTTGGATTTGCCAGAAAATGACACCGAGAGCATGGCCCACCATTCTCCAGTGGAGGCCTTCTCCGTCTCACCTTACTCGTCTTGGACTGAAAACGGAAGAGGACATACAT cgTCAGATGAGAGCAATCTCGAGGCTTCACCAGACTCCACCGGGCAAGATGTGCCTTCAGTGGATACAGAGCATGAGAAGCGGAAGAAGCGTCGCGTGTTATTCTCCAAGGCGCAGACGTATGAACTGGAGAGACGCTTTCGTCAGCAGAGGTACCTGTCCGCTCCAGAACGAGAGCAGCTCGCGCACCTGCTACGCCTCACGCCCACGCAGGTGAAGATCTGGTTCCAAAACCACAGATACAAGATGAAGAGAGCACGGACAGAGTGCGCTCAGGACCTCAGTCAGCCTCCAGTGCTGCGCAGAGTCGTGGTGCCCATTTTGGTCCGAGATGGCAAACCGTATCAGAACTGCTCTATTGATGCAGAAAAAGGAAGCTGCATCGTCTCACCAACAGTACCATCCTCACACTTCAGCGTTCAGGGTTTCCAGTCTTTACAGCAACAAACGCCCTTTGCGCTTTTCCCCACATACCAGCACTTTACCAACACAGCGGCCTCCCGTCACCACTTCTGTGTTTGGTGA